From Streptomyces sp. NBC_01551:
GTCGGCCGCGCTGATCGCGCGGGTCGGCGCGCACCTGGCCGGGCTGGCCCCCGGCACGCACCGCGTCGTGGTCGAGCAGGCCGTCGTACGGGCGGCCGTGGTGCACGCCCTGGAGCTGCCGGCGGCGGCCTTCTGGCGGCTCGACGTACGGCCCGGGACGGTGACCACGCTCAGCGGGCGCGCCGGCCGGTGGAACCTCCTCGTAGGACAGCCGGAGTTGGGACAGCCGGAGCTGTGAGGCGGCCGGCGCTGCTGTGACGACACTCCCTAGGCCACGATCCAGTCGCTCGTCGCGATCACCGGCCGCACGCCGTCGCGGTGGACGGTGCCCTCGATCAGGCCGTACATCCGGTCCGCCGCGAAGTACACCTCGTTGTCGTTCTTGAGGCCGAAGGGCTCCAGGTCCACGAGGAAGTGGTGCTTGTTGGGCAGGTTGAGGCGCACCTCGTTGACCTTGGGGCAGTGGTCGAGCACCCGCTCGGCCATCTGGTTCAGGGTCTGCTGGAGCGAGTAGGAGTAGGTCTCCGCGAACGCCTCCAGCATGTTCTTGCGGACCTTCTTGTACGCCTGGTCCCAGTCGTACGAGGAGTCGTCGGCGGCGAGCGCCGAGTGCGCCCAGCGCGCGGTGACCTTGGTCGCCAGGATGCGGTCGTACGCCTCCTGGAGCGTCGTGTACTTGTCCTTGATGTACCCGTGGAACTCGGAGTTCGTCGAGTTCATCACGGTCAGGTCCTTCAGCCCCGAGATGACCTGGAGGCCGGTCGTCTCGCTGTAGGTGATCTGCGCGGTGCGCACCTCCTGTCCCTTGCGGACGAAGGAGTGCTGCTCCTTGCGCGTGGGGACCGGGATGCGGTCCCAGACGTACTCCTCGATGCGGATCTGCGCCTCGCGGATCGGCTGCTGCGAGGAGACGAAGTGCTTGGCGAGCAGGATGCCGAAGGCCTCGGGCGAGTCGATGCCGTGCTCCTTGCCGAAGGCGTACACCGTGTTCTTGGTGGTGTCGGTCGGCAGGCAGTTGGCGTTGTCGCCGGTCAGGTGCACGTCGCGGAACTCACCGCGCAGGGCGACGGAGACGTTGAGGTCGCGGATCTCGTGCCAGGAACCGTCGTTGCCCTTGCGGGTGACCTTGACGATGCGGTTCTCGGCCTTGCCGTACTGGTTCTGGGCCAGGACGTGCTTGCTCATGGCTGTCTTCCTTCGGGTACACGGAGTCCGACTGACTGGATCCCGTACGCCCGGCGTCCAGCGGTCGGCCCGCTCCCCGCCGTTCGGTCACGGAGGACCGCCCCGGGACTGACGTGCATCCCGGTCCGTAGGTGCTCTCTCGGATTCCAGCACGTTCACGTGGTGTTCGGAATGGAGCGGAACGTCCAAGACGGGCACCCACGGATTGGGTGACGGTGCGTTCATACAGGTCAGAGCGCGTGCGCGTCCGCGACCGTCAGGGCCTCGTCGAGGATCGCGAGGCCCTTGGCGACGTCCTCCGGCGTGATGTTGCAGGCCGGGGCGACGTGGAGGCGGTTGCCGGCGACCAGCGGCCACAGGCCGCCCTTCTTGCAGGCCGCCGCGAACTCGGCCATCGGCGCGTTGTCGGCGCCCGCCGCGTTGTACGGGACGAGCGGCTCGCCCGTCCCCCGGCTCCGTACGAGTTCCAGTGCCCAGAAGGTGCCGAGCCCCCGGACCTCGCCGACCGAGGGGTGGCGCTCGGCGAGCGCGCGCAGGCCCGGGCCCAGCAGTTCCGCGCCGGTGCGGGCGGACTGGGCGACGATGCCCTCCTCCTCCATGACGTTGATCGTCGCGACGGCGGCCGCGCAGGCCAGCACGTGCCCGGAGTACGTCAGCCCGCCCGGGTAGGGCCGCCGGGCGAAGGTCTCGGCGATGGCGGCCGAGATGGCGACGCCGCCGAGCGGGACGTATCCGCTGGTCACGCCCTTGGCGAAGCAGATGAGGTCGGGGGTGACCTCCCAGTTGTCGGCGGCGAACCAGGTGCCGGTCCGCCCGAAGCCGACCATGATCTCGTCCAGGACGAAGACGATCCCGAAGCGGTCGCAGAGTTCGCGGACCCCGGCGAGGTAGCCGGCCGGCGGCACGAGCACGCCGGGAGCGCCGCCGACGGTCTCCAGGATGATCGCGGCGATGGACTGCGGGCCCTCGAAGACGATGGTGTCCTCGAGGTGGCGCAGGGCGCGGGCGCATTCCTCGGCTTCGTTGGCCGAGTGGAAGGGCGAGCGGTAGAGGTACGGGCCCCAGAAGTGCACGACCCCGGCGGTCGCGGTGTCGTTGCCGAAGCGGCGGGCGTCACCGGTCAGGTTGATCGCGGTGGAGGTGGCGCCGTGGTACGAGCGGTACGTGGACAGCACCTTGGGACGGCCGGTGTGCAGGCGCGCCATGCGGACGGCGTTCTCGACGGCCTCGGCGCCGGCGTTGGTGAAGAAGATCTTGTCCAGGTCGCCGGGGGTGCGCTCGGCGATCAGACGGGCGGCCTCGGAGCGGACGTCCACGGCGAAGCCGGGGGCGACGGTGCACAGCTTGGCGGCCTGCTCCGCGATGGCCGCGGCCACCTTGGGGTGCTGGTAGCCGATGTTCGTGTAGACGAGGGCGCTGGAGAAATCGAGGTAGCGCTTGCCCTCGTAGTCCCAGAAGTACGAGCCCTCGGCCCCGGCCACGGCGAGCGGGTCGATGAGCTCCTGAGCCGACCAGGAGTGGAAGACGTGCTTGCGGTCGGCGTCTTTGACGGCGGCGAGGGCGTCAGCGGCTTCTGCGTTCATATCCTGAGGGTAATTGTCCAGCATGTGGACGCCGGGGCGGCCGGGCCGCGCGGCGACCTGACGGATCCGGGGATCCCGGTTGGCGGGACGGATCCGGCCGTCCTAGCGTCGCGAAGGAGTCGCGCCGGCTTCTCCCCGCGGCCACAGGGGAGCCGCGGGGAGGGCCCGCGCACTCGGACGACGCGCCGGCCGCCCCCGCTGGTGAGCCCCCGGCCCCGGCCCCCGCCCCCCGCGCCCGTCAGGCCGTTTCCGTGACGTGCTCGTCCGCGTCCTCGTGTTCCGGATCGGTGAGCAGGCCGGTGCGCAGCCGGGCCAGGGTGCGGTTGAGCAGCCGGGAGACGTGCATCTGGGACAGGCCCAGCCGGTCGCCGATCTCGGCCTGCGTCAGCTCCTGCCCGAACCGCAGCGAGAGCAGGGTGCGTTCGCGGTCCGGCAGTTCGGCCAGGATCGGCTTGAGGGACTCCAGGCACTCGATCTTGTCGTACGCGGGCTCCTCCTCGCCGATGGCGGGCGCGCCCGCGTAGGAGGCGAGGTCGCCGTCGTCCTGGGCCGGTGCGTCCAGGGAACGCGCCGAGTACCCGTGCGCCGCCTTCTGCCCCTCGGCGAGTTCCTCGGGGCTCACGTGCAGCCGGCCGGCCAGCTCGGTGTCCGAGGGCGGGCGGCCGAGGTCCTGCTCCAGGGCGTCGTGCGCCTTGGCGGC
This genomic window contains:
- the pucL gene encoding factor-independent urate hydroxylase; amino-acid sequence: MSKHVLAQNQYGKAENRIVKVTRKGNDGSWHEIRDLNVSVALRGEFRDVHLTGDNANCLPTDTTKNTVYAFGKEHGIDSPEAFGILLAKHFVSSQQPIREAQIRIEEYVWDRIPVPTRKEQHSFVRKGQEVRTAQITYSETTGLQVISGLKDLTVMNSTNSEFHGYIKDKYTTLQEAYDRILATKVTARWAHSALAADDSSYDWDQAYKKVRKNMLEAFAETYSYSLQQTLNQMAERVLDHCPKVNEVRLNLPNKHHFLVDLEPFGLKNDNEVYFAADRMYGLIEGTVHRDGVRPVIATSDWIVA
- a CDS encoding aspartate aminotransferase family protein, which gives rise to MNAEAADALAAVKDADRKHVFHSWSAQELIDPLAVAGAEGSYFWDYEGKRYLDFSSALVYTNIGYQHPKVAAAIAEQAAKLCTVAPGFAVDVRSEAARLIAERTPGDLDKIFFTNAGAEAVENAVRMARLHTGRPKVLSTYRSYHGATSTAINLTGDARRFGNDTATAGVVHFWGPYLYRSPFHSANEAEECARALRHLEDTIVFEGPQSIAAIILETVGGAPGVLVPPAGYLAGVRELCDRFGIVFVLDEIMVGFGRTGTWFAADNWEVTPDLICFAKGVTSGYVPLGGVAISAAIAETFARRPYPGGLTYSGHVLACAAAVATINVMEEEGIVAQSARTGAELLGPGLRALAERHPSVGEVRGLGTFWALELVRSRGTGEPLVPYNAAGADNAPMAEFAAACKKGGLWPLVAGNRLHVAPACNITPEDVAKGLAILDEALTVADAHAL
- a CDS encoding SigB/SigF/SigG family RNA polymerase sigma factor gives rise to the protein MNRTDLTAVDTQEARALSTALFTRLAQLHEGTAEYSYVRNTLVELNLSLVRYAARRFRARSEPMEDIVQVGTIGLIKAINRFDPGRGVEFTTFAMPTITGEIKRFFRDTSWAVKVPRRLQELRIDAAKAHDALEQDLGRPPSDTELAGRLHVSPEELAEGQKAAHGYSARSLDAPAQDDGDLASYAGAPAIGEEEPAYDKIECLESLKPILAELPDRERTLLSLRFGQELTQAEIGDRLGLSQMHVSRLLNRTLARLRTGLLTDPEHEDADEHVTETA